One segment of Rhodopirellula baltica SH 1 DNA contains the following:
- a CDS encoding type IV pilus twitching motility protein PilT: MAHGAAKKVPAGPPRDMSPDAVAARLKSSLLQEKKELEVDKIFRALVKLEGSDLHLKVGQPPMVRVGGELKPLNRGPIEAEEMVRLLLPMMDDRNLIIFEEEGGADFSYQCEVDGTRWRFRINMLKSLGNIGLVARRISNFIPDFRGLFLPDSIENLCHYEQGMVLLAGVTGSGKSTTIGSMLNYINSIYRKHILTLEDPIEFIFTEDKSLINQREIGQDVVDFSIGMKHAVREDPDIILVGELRDEETFMTAIHAAETGHLVFGTIHAASASTCIGRILDLFPEEMHNAIRSAIAFNMKGIVAQKLLKSIKPGVSRVPTCEVMTFSPMIRKLVLEGHDNKLPDAIRIGAEDGMQDFTMSLKQLIDDELIDRPTAFAVAPNKDALKMALKGIDVKAPGIL; this comes from the coding sequence ATGGCACACGGCGCAGCGAAAAAGGTTCCCGCAGGCCCCCCCCGCGATATGTCGCCCGATGCGGTCGCCGCGCGGCTGAAAAGCAGTTTGCTGCAAGAAAAGAAGGAACTGGAAGTCGACAAGATTTTCCGGGCGTTGGTCAAACTGGAAGGTTCTGACCTTCACCTGAAAGTCGGCCAACCACCCATGGTTCGCGTCGGCGGTGAACTCAAACCGCTCAATCGGGGACCGATCGAAGCCGAAGAAATGGTTCGATTGCTGTTGCCGATGATGGACGATCGCAACCTGATCATCTTTGAAGAAGAAGGCGGCGCCGACTTTTCTTACCAATGCGAAGTCGACGGCACCCGCTGGCGGTTCCGGATCAACATGCTGAAATCGCTCGGCAACATCGGTTTGGTCGCTCGTCGGATTAGTAACTTCATTCCCGACTTTCGCGGCCTCTTCCTGCCCGATTCGATTGAAAACCTCTGCCACTACGAACAGGGCATGGTTCTGCTCGCCGGAGTCACGGGCTCGGGAAAAAGTACCACGATCGGTTCGATGCTGAACTACATCAACAGCATCTATCGAAAACACATTTTGACCCTCGAAGATCCGATCGAATTCATCTTCACGGAAGACAAATCGCTGATCAACCAACGCGAAATTGGTCAGGACGTCGTGGACTTCTCCATCGGAATGAAACACGCCGTGCGGGAAGACCCCGACATCATTCTGGTCGGTGAGCTTCGGGACGAAGAAACGTTCATGACGGCGATTCACGCGGCCGAAACAGGTCACTTGGTTTTCGGAACGATCCACGCCGCGAGTGCCTCGACCTGCATCGGCCGGATTCTGGACTTGTTCCCCGAAGAAATGCACAACGCCATCCGCAGCGCCATCGCCTTCAACATGAAAGGCATCGTCGCCCAGAAACTGCTCAAGAGCATCAAGCCTGGCGTTTCGCGTGTGCCAACCTGCGAAGTGATGACGTTCTCGCCAATGATTCGCAAATTGGTCCTCGAAGGCCACGACAACAAACTACCCGACGCGATTCGCATCGGTGCCGAAGACGGCATGCAAGACTTCACCATGAGTTTGAAACAACTGATCGACGATGAATTGATTGATCGGCCGACCGCGTTCGCAGTCGCACCGAACAAGGACGCGCTGAAGATGGCGCTCAAGGGCATCGACGTCAAAGCACCAGGAATCCTGTAA
- a CDS encoding thymidine phosphorylase, whose protein sequence is MLTANLIRTKRDGGVLNAEQWRFLIEGYCGGEVTDYQMSALAMAIFFRGLDRRETAELTRCMVDSGERLPRVSDRPRVDKHSTGGLGDKVSLILAPLLACCDVDVPMISGRGLGRTGGTLDKLESIPGYQTQLSIEQSSRVLKDVGCFIVGATESIAPADRRLYGLRDVTATVESVGLITASILSKKLAASLDALVMDVKVGSAGFMPSIQQATELADSLREVGVEAGLPTIPVLSDMDQPLGRAIGNANEVNESLDVLDGGGPEEVRALTLRLSAELLVATKQAGDLQTAEGLLARKLDSGEARQRFERMVHEQGGKLSGHLPLGKQRDTVAERSGWVESIDCPAIGDAIISMGGGRRKTTDPVEPSVGIDLHFRVGDRVETGQPLWTVYEGQVACPPIQPVRMSETSVPARPLILQRKSGG, encoded by the coding sequence ATGCTGACCGCCAATTTGATCCGGACCAAGCGGGACGGCGGGGTCCTGAACGCCGAGCAATGGCGATTCCTGATTGAGGGCTACTGTGGCGGTGAGGTCACGGATTACCAAATGTCCGCCCTCGCGATGGCAATCTTCTTTCGCGGCTTGGATCGACGCGAAACGGCTGAGCTGACCCGGTGCATGGTCGACAGTGGTGAACGTCTGCCCCGGGTCAGTGATCGACCTCGAGTCGACAAGCACAGCACCGGAGGGCTGGGCGACAAAGTCTCGCTGATCTTGGCTCCGCTGCTGGCCTGCTGCGATGTGGACGTGCCGATGATCAGTGGCCGTGGCCTTGGGCGAACCGGTGGGACGCTCGACAAGCTCGAATCGATCCCGGGCTACCAAACGCAGCTGTCGATCGAACAATCCAGCCGAGTCCTGAAGGATGTGGGTTGCTTCATCGTGGGAGCCACCGAGTCAATCGCACCAGCGGATCGCCGTTTGTATGGACTGCGAGACGTCACAGCCACAGTCGAATCCGTGGGGCTGATCACGGCCAGCATTCTCAGCAAGAAGCTGGCGGCAAGCTTGGATGCCCTGGTGATGGATGTGAAGGTTGGATCGGCTGGCTTCATGCCAAGCATTCAGCAGGCAACCGAGTTGGCCGACTCGCTTCGAGAAGTGGGCGTAGAAGCGGGTTTGCCGACCATTCCCGTCCTGTCTGACATGGATCAACCACTCGGACGAGCCATCGGAAATGCGAACGAGGTCAACGAGTCTCTTGATGTACTCGATGGCGGTGGGCCGGAAGAAGTGCGAGCATTGACGTTGCGATTGTCGGCGGAGTTGCTGGTGGCAACGAAGCAAGCTGGCGATCTGCAAACGGCGGAGGGGTTGTTGGCTCGCAAACTCGATTCGGGTGAAGCGAGGCAACGATTTGAACGCATGGTGCACGAACAGGGCGGCAAGCTTTCCGGTCATCTGCCGCTGGGCAAACAACGCGACACCGTCGCGGAGCGATCCGGATGGGTTGAATCGATTGATTGCCCCGCCATCGGCGATGCGATCATTTCGATGGGCGGTGGTCGACGCAAAACAACTGATCCCGTGGAACCGTCCGTTGGAATTGATTTGCACTTTCGCGTTGGCGACCGTGTCGAAACGGGCCAACCGCTTTGGACGGTTTATGAAGGTCAAGTCGCTTGCCCGCCGATCCAACCCGTTCGAATGTCGGAAACAAGCGTCCCGGCTCGGCCGTTGATCCTGCAGCGAAAGTCCGGCGGTTGA
- a CDS encoding sulfatase family protein — protein sequence MVASSFCCHRFGSRLRFPMKCMLALFAVTMANCVLAREVSAVSANEQPNVLIIQTDEHNFRTLGCYRDTLPIEEAEIWGKGAVVETPSIDSIAARGAICTSFYATSPVCTPSRAAFFTGRYPQNTGAYQNDRPLRGDMVTFAEVLRRDGYATGYAGKWHLDGPGKPQWGPDRQFGFSDNRYMFNRGHWKKFDFENGQPSVAATNKKGQPNYDLNGADEKTFSTDWLCDRAADFIREHSQEPFCYHLSLPDPHGPNTVRQPYDTMFENMPVRPPMTFQLDGDQPGWLPATNRNSQQRFNARLMTQYFGMVRCIDDNVGMLLSLLDELSLTKRTVVVFTSDHGDLCYEHGRLNKGNPYEGSAKVPMIIAAPGLISAGLRIDQAMGTVDFAPTLLSLLRKEVPAGTQGRDLSEWFRNIETSDEESHRNSVTFLRAASSKAAWIAAVTDRYKLIVSADDQPWLFDLKEDPHETTNHIGKPENQTIAARLARSLLRYGDLMKDPQLIEGKLRSDLQKLQIQP from the coding sequence ATGGTCGCATCGTCATTTTGTTGCCATCGATTTGGATCGCGATTGCGATTTCCAATGAAGTGCATGTTGGCTTTGTTTGCAGTGACGATGGCCAATTGCGTTCTGGCACGCGAGGTGTCTGCGGTTTCTGCAAACGAACAACCGAACGTGTTGATCATCCAAACCGATGAGCACAATTTTCGGACGTTGGGTTGTTATCGCGACACGTTGCCGATCGAGGAGGCTGAAATTTGGGGCAAAGGTGCCGTGGTCGAAACACCCAGCATCGATTCCATCGCAGCACGTGGTGCGATTTGTACATCGTTCTACGCGACGTCCCCCGTGTGCACGCCTTCGCGAGCTGCTTTCTTTACGGGGCGATACCCACAAAACACAGGTGCCTACCAAAACGACCGACCGCTTCGCGGCGACATGGTGACGTTCGCGGAAGTGCTGCGACGGGACGGTTATGCGACCGGCTATGCGGGCAAATGGCATTTGGATGGACCTGGCAAACCTCAGTGGGGACCGGATCGCCAATTCGGCTTTTCCGACAATCGATACATGTTCAACCGCGGTCACTGGAAGAAATTTGACTTTGAGAATGGTCAACCGAGTGTCGCGGCGACGAACAAAAAGGGGCAGCCGAACTACGATCTAAATGGAGCGGATGAGAAGACTTTCAGCACGGATTGGTTGTGTGATCGAGCGGCTGATTTCATTCGTGAGCATTCGCAAGAACCGTTTTGTTATCACTTGTCGTTGCCTGATCCTCATGGTCCGAACACGGTTCGTCAGCCTTATGACACGATGTTTGAAAACATGCCGGTTCGGCCACCGATGACGTTTCAGTTGGATGGGGATCAACCGGGGTGGTTGCCAGCGACCAATCGCAATTCGCAACAGCGATTCAATGCGAGGTTGATGACACAGTACTTTGGAATGGTTCGATGCATTGATGACAATGTCGGCATGCTGTTGTCACTTCTTGACGAACTCAGCTTGACCAAGCGAACCGTGGTGGTGTTCACTTCAGATCATGGGGACCTGTGCTATGAACATGGCCGCCTCAACAAAGGCAATCCATACGAAGGCAGTGCGAAGGTTCCGATGATCATCGCGGCACCGGGGCTGATCTCGGCGGGATTGCGGATCGATCAAGCGATGGGCACTGTTGATTTCGCTCCCACTTTGTTGTCGTTGTTGAGGAAGGAAGTGCCCGCGGGGACTCAGGGACGAGATCTATCAGAATGGTTTCGAAACATTGAGACGTCCGACGAGGAATCTCATCGAAACAGCGTCACGTTTTTGCGGGCCGCTTCCAGTAAAGCCGCCTGGATCGCCGCAGTCACGGATCGGTACAAGTTGATCGTGTCGGCGGACGATCAACCCTGGTTGTTTGATCTGAAAGAGGATCCGCACGAAACCACGAACCACATTGGCAAACCAGAGAATCAAACAATTGCCGCGAGGTTGGCGCGTTCGCTGCTTCGCTATGGAGATCTGATGAAAGATCCCCAACTGATCGAGGGCAAGCTAAGGAGCGATTTGCAAAAGTTGCAGATCCAACCCTGA
- a CDS encoding cysteine hydrolase family protein, translated as MKRALLVIDVQREYFDGAFPIRHPVGHLESILEVMDQARNAKVPTAVIRHHQPDPDSPVFCKNSEMWQLHPEVESRHRDALIDKALPGSFTNTDLDEFLKSNDVDTVSIAGYMTQVCCDTTARQAFHRGYQVEFLSDATGTLDVSNKAGSVTAEQLHESILVAQQMFISDVIDRNEWSGRL; from the coding sequence ATGAAGCGAGCTTTGTTGGTCATCGATGTCCAGCGTGAATACTTCGACGGTGCGTTTCCTATTCGGCATCCCGTCGGACATCTGGAATCGATCTTGGAAGTCATGGACCAAGCCCGAAACGCAAAGGTTCCAACGGCGGTGATTCGTCACCATCAACCCGATCCGGATTCACCCGTGTTCTGCAAGAACAGCGAGATGTGGCAGTTGCATCCCGAGGTGGAGTCGCGACACAGAGATGCGTTGATTGACAAGGCCTTGCCAGGTTCGTTCACCAACACGGACCTCGACGAATTTCTGAAATCCAACGACGTTGATACGGTCAGTATCGCGGGCTACATGACACAGGTTTGTTGTGACACGACGGCTCGTCAGGCCTTTCACCGTGGGTATCAGGTCGAGTTTTTAAGCGATGCGACCGGAACATTGGACGTTTCCAACAAGGCTGGTTCAGTGACTGCGGAACAGTTGCATGAATCCATCTTGGTGGCTCAGCAGATGTTCATCAGTGATGTGATTGATCGAAACGAATGGTCGGGGCGTTTGTGA
- a CDS encoding DUF1559 domain-containing protein, giving the protein MGTKLHIRFVDVITFGVALMVGLVLLAGVVPRMRQNARRSTCEMNLKQVGLALHNYHSAYRAMPMGCGGTSSGSADEPTLGNANRLSPLVGLTPFFEQQPLWEKIANPLRANGEVFPAMGPVPWFDPKVYTPWNERPELLVCPADPTAKDFPTVASYTINYGDAVMNVGASPLEEMPPYGRTPGALRGMFGYQMVFRFRDVLDGLSNTLLMSEARIGGVRVAKEVSGLIERPAVCLDAHEDDQTKYWPEGRGACWADGSLLSVGVQTILPPNSHSATSEKGELEGVMSASSLHGEGAHVLMADGAVRFASSSIDVGDQESPSVAEGHLDKGKTLPPGSKSPYGVWGAMGTRAARDRFDSNELSEPVRTFTEEELAEFAKFELETWHAAKGTGKIQARQVDLTDKGVLVLMSEQGGIRRLALSRFSSQDAYRAVQTHRQRKLEEAKLLVEQLSTQLELLEDKQFETFVREWVVLGDGQQGDDPAAIAMTAAMIGSQRGALITVYDQLLGVTSTATPEVLGKLQEALATGKGLTRGFQWAFLGGRWKLVFDARANQRGGRQPVQFMRAMEAARDPFGAR; this is encoded by the coding sequence ATGGGAACGAAGCTTCACATAAGGTTTGTCGATGTCATCACATTCGGTGTTGCATTGATGGTGGGTTTGGTTTTGTTAGCCGGCGTTGTCCCTCGAATGAGACAAAACGCGAGGCGGTCCACGTGCGAGATGAATCTCAAACAGGTGGGGCTCGCACTTCACAACTACCATTCTGCTTATCGAGCGATGCCGATGGGATGCGGTGGCACATCCTCCGGAAGTGCGGATGAGCCGACATTGGGCAACGCGAATCGTTTGAGTCCGCTGGTGGGTTTGACTCCATTCTTTGAACAACAACCGTTGTGGGAAAAAATTGCCAACCCATTGCGAGCCAATGGGGAGGTCTTCCCGGCGATGGGCCCGGTTCCCTGGTTTGATCCAAAGGTTTACACACCTTGGAACGAACGGCCCGAGTTGTTGGTTTGTCCCGCCGATCCAACCGCGAAGGATTTTCCGACGGTCGCCAGTTACACGATCAACTATGGCGACGCGGTCATGAATGTGGGAGCATCGCCGCTAGAAGAAATGCCACCCTATGGACGAACGCCCGGTGCTTTAAGAGGCATGTTTGGCTATCAGATGGTTTTTCGGTTTCGTGACGTCCTGGATGGGTTGTCCAATACGTTGCTGATGAGTGAAGCCCGAATTGGCGGTGTCCGTGTTGCGAAAGAGGTCTCCGGATTGATCGAGCGACCTGCGGTTTGCCTGGACGCTCATGAGGACGATCAGACCAAGTACTGGCCTGAGGGACGCGGTGCGTGTTGGGCCGATGGATCGCTGTTGTCAGTGGGTGTTCAAACCATTCTGCCACCCAATTCTCACTCGGCGACATCGGAGAAAGGTGAGCTCGAGGGCGTGATGTCGGCGTCTAGTCTGCACGGTGAAGGAGCTCACGTGTTGATGGCCGATGGAGCCGTGCGATTCGCGAGCAGTTCCATCGATGTGGGCGATCAGGAATCCCCGAGTGTTGCCGAAGGACACCTGGACAAAGGCAAGACTCTTCCGCCAGGTAGTAAGAGCCCGTACGGGGTTTGGGGTGCGATGGGGACGAGAGCGGCCCGGGATCGATTCGATTCCAACGAATTGTCTGAGCCTGTGCGCACTTTCACCGAGGAAGAGCTCGCTGAGTTTGCGAAGTTTGAACTGGAAACTTGGCATGCGGCAAAAGGCACCGGAAAGATCCAAGCTCGTCAGGTGGATTTGACCGACAAGGGTGTCCTTGTCTTGATGTCCGAACAAGGTGGGATTCGTCGGTTGGCGTTGTCGAGATTCAGCAGCCAGGACGCTTACCGAGCGGTTCAAACCCATCGCCAACGAAAGCTGGAGGAAGCGAAGCTTTTGGTCGAGCAATTGTCGACTCAACTTGAATTGTTAGAGGACAAACAGTTCGAAACATTTGTTCGTGAGTGGGTTGTTCTCGGCGATGGTCAACAGGGAGATGATCCTGCCGCGATTGCAATGACGGCAGCGATGATAGGGTCACAGCGAGGTGCATTGATCACCGTATACGATCAGCTTCTTGGAGTTACCAGCACAGCTACACCGGAGGTTCTGGGGAAGCTGCAGGAGGCATTGGCAACCGGCAAGGGACTCACTCGCGGTTTCCAATGGGCGTTTTTGGGTGGTCGTTGGAAGCTCGTTTTTGATGCACGGGCAAATCAACGCGGTGGTCGTCAACCGGTTCAGTTTATGCGGGCGATGGAGGCCGCCAGGGATCCTTTCGGGGCCCGTTAG
- a CDS encoding DUF1559 domain-containing protein codes for MKSKLTLTDLILVSVVASVGFSLLLPVVLRQRAANRNIQCSNNLAMLGLAMHNYHAAYNQLPPGLGGTVGGEDDTCNQGRLSPLVTLSPFLEQQALWEKIANPYVSPKTGKRFPPMGPAPWFDSTEYTPWASAFATLRCPDDMQTKPEVPEQETIVVTTLAMPELPPGAIDPATFCNYVFSYGDGTYLMGEKIDQKNAESMRRVQAGMRGAFSGNQRKRFRDFLDGLSNTIGMSETITPDENDAKESHIAQGIKGLSLNPSLCLKTRDGDHADWWEVRRGSRWADGALAISGFQTVLPPNSPTCLSDLGMEDPIASASSRHADGVHALMMDGRTVFVRDSIDTGDLSQPGVSIGSEYTRPGSRSPYGVWGAMGSRAAREVLASPITNNASIEEVVREQRNPDQAAAAEERWTTWTDHDGEHRLKAKLNRIIERETVELEDSKGILHRVPLNTLSDRHIIMAVMMYERELESKAASKSE; via the coding sequence ATGAAGTCAAAGCTCACTCTCACAGATCTGATCCTCGTCAGCGTGGTGGCGTCAGTTGGATTCAGTTTGTTGTTGCCGGTGGTCTTGCGTCAGCGTGCTGCTAATCGAAACATTCAGTGTTCGAACAACCTCGCAATGTTGGGCTTGGCGATGCACAACTATCACGCTGCTTACAACCAATTGCCGCCGGGGTTGGGTGGAACCGTTGGTGGAGAAGATGACACTTGCAACCAAGGACGGCTCAGCCCGTTGGTCACGCTCTCGCCGTTTTTGGAACAGCAGGCATTGTGGGAAAAAATCGCGAATCCCTATGTGTCGCCGAAGACCGGGAAGCGATTTCCGCCAATGGGTCCAGCGCCCTGGTTTGATTCAACGGAATACACACCATGGGCATCGGCTTTCGCAACCTTGCGTTGTCCCGACGACATGCAAACCAAACCGGAAGTGCCGGAACAAGAAACAATCGTGGTGACGACCTTGGCGATGCCCGAGCTGCCGCCTGGGGCAATCGATCCAGCAACGTTCTGCAACTACGTGTTTAGTTATGGTGACGGAACGTATTTGATGGGTGAGAAGATTGACCAGAAAAATGCCGAATCGATGCGGCGCGTGCAGGCGGGTATGCGAGGTGCGTTCAGCGGGAATCAGCGAAAGAGGTTTCGTGACTTCTTGGACGGGTTGTCCAACACAATTGGAATGTCCGAAACGATCACGCCGGATGAGAATGACGCGAAGGAGTCCCACATTGCTCAAGGGATCAAAGGGTTGAGCTTGAATCCATCGTTGTGCCTGAAGACACGCGACGGTGACCATGCCGATTGGTGGGAGGTTCGCCGGGGATCTCGTTGGGCAGACGGAGCTTTGGCGATCAGTGGTTTCCAAACCGTCTTGCCACCCAACTCGCCGACCTGTTTATCGGATTTGGGAATGGAGGACCCGATTGCATCGGCATCCAGTCGGCACGCCGATGGGGTGCATGCTTTGATGATGGACGGCCGAACCGTGTTTGTTCGGGACAGCATCGACACGGGAGATCTTTCTCAGCCGGGTGTGTCGATTGGCAGCGAATATACCCGGCCGGGATCACGCAGTCCGTATGGAGTCTGGGGCGCGATGGGAAGTCGAGCAGCCAGGGAAGTACTGGCCAGTCCAATCACCAACAATGCTTCCATCGAAGAAGTGGTCAGAGAGCAACGCAATCCAGATCAGGCTGCCGCAGCCGAGGAACGCTGGACGACATGGACAGATCACGATGGCGAACATCGTTTGAAAGCGAAGCTCAATCGGATCATCGAGCGCGAAACGGTGGAGCTGGAAGACAGCAAAGGCATCCTGCACCGGGTGCCTTTGAACACTTTGTCCGACCGACACATCATCATGGCGGTGATGATGTATGAGAGGGAGTTAGAATCGAAAGCGGCGTCCAAGTCGGAGTGA
- a CDS encoding DnaJ C-terminal domain-containing protein, with translation MAEDLYQTLGVSRDADKAELTKAYRKLARKYHPDMNPDNPDAQEKFKRVQEAYEVLNDEQKRAAYDRYGSDFEKIRGGWNPGAGGGGGAAGPSFDGLDLEQIFGAAGRGGGGGGQPGFENGFNDFFEQILGGGARGGGGSPFGGGQRSAPPQRGQNIRHELSVTFRTAVLGDKVEFYLARGGKQEKLSVAIPPGVSSGSKIRLREQGHPGPGGAGDLILIIQVDDHPFYKRNGNHLELKLPITVAEAVLGAKVDVPTPAGTITLSIPAGSSSGKRLRLKGQGVRNPKGTDGDLMVELQIQLPESIDDESKKLIEQFDAANPMQPRESLKF, from the coding sequence GTGGCCGAAGATCTGTATCAAACGCTGGGAGTTTCTCGCGACGCCGACAAGGCCGAACTGACCAAAGCCTATCGCAAGTTAGCCCGGAAGTACCATCCGGACATGAACCCCGATAACCCGGACGCGCAAGAAAAATTCAAACGCGTTCAGGAAGCGTACGAAGTCCTCAACGACGAACAAAAGCGAGCGGCATACGATCGCTACGGATCCGACTTCGAAAAAATTCGCGGGGGTTGGAATCCCGGAGCCGGTGGTGGTGGCGGAGCAGCGGGTCCATCCTTTGACGGCTTGGATCTGGAACAAATCTTCGGCGCGGCCGGTCGCGGTGGCGGGGGAGGAGGCCAACCTGGATTTGAGAACGGGTTCAACGACTTCTTTGAACAAATCCTCGGTGGCGGAGCACGAGGCGGTGGCGGTTCACCATTCGGTGGTGGCCAGCGATCGGCGCCTCCGCAACGTGGTCAAAACATTCGGCACGAATTGTCTGTCACGTTCCGCACCGCGGTGCTGGGTGACAAAGTCGAGTTCTATCTCGCTCGAGGTGGCAAACAAGAAAAACTGTCGGTCGCGATTCCACCCGGGGTCAGCTCCGGCAGCAAAATTCGATTGCGTGAACAGGGACATCCCGGCCCCGGTGGTGCGGGTGACTTGATCCTGATCATTCAAGTCGACGACCACCCGTTCTACAAACGCAACGGCAACCACTTGGAACTCAAACTTCCGATCACCGTCGCGGAAGCTGTGTTGGGTGCCAAGGTCGACGTGCCAACTCCCGCGGGAACGATCACGCTTTCGATTCCCGCCGGCAGTTCCAGCGGCAAACGTTTGCGTCTGAAAGGACAGGGCGTTCGCAACCCAAAGGGAACGGACGGCGACTTGATGGTCGAACTACAAATCCAATTGCCTGAATCGATCGACGACGAATCCAAGAAACTGATCGAACAGTTCGACGCTGCCAATCCCATGCAGCCGCGTGAATCGCTGAAGTTCTGA
- a CDS encoding alpha/beta fold hydrolase — MTNLASDLFPHPSSELSIDGHTLRYIDTAASSDIPSSAVGSSDGEPTFLCVHGNPTWSFYYRRIIERYGKQQRVIAVDHIGCGRSDKPSEDEFPYTMAAHRDNLIRLVDELDLKNVILIAHDWGGAIGLSAMHARRDRLAGIGLLNTAAFPPPYMPQRIAACRMPVLGTPAVRGLNLFARAAVTMAMSRTKMKPDVAAGLLAPYDNWKNRVAIDRFVRDIPLNDSHPTMKTLRQLESDLPDLASLPISLIWGMKDWCFRPECLRRFQSVWPDAEVTELATTGHYVIEDSPEETLAAIDSLLARVKERIGAA, encoded by the coding sequence ATGACGAATCTTGCTAGCGATCTGTTTCCCCACCCGTCGTCGGAATTGTCCATCGACGGTCACACGCTGCGCTACATCGATACGGCGGCCAGCTCTGACATCCCGAGTTCCGCGGTCGGATCCTCCGATGGCGAGCCAACGTTTCTTTGTGTGCATGGCAATCCGACGTGGAGCTTTTACTACCGGCGAATCATCGAGCGGTATGGCAAGCAGCAACGAGTGATCGCGGTCGATCACATCGGTTGTGGTCGCAGCGACAAACCATCGGAAGACGAATTCCCGTACACGATGGCCGCGCATCGAGACAACCTGATTCGGTTGGTCGACGAGTTGGATCTGAAGAACGTGATCCTGATCGCTCACGATTGGGGTGGTGCGATTGGTTTGTCAGCCATGCATGCTCGCCGAGACCGCTTGGCTGGGATTGGGTTGCTGAACACGGCTGCGTTCCCACCGCCGTACATGCCTCAGCGAATTGCCGCGTGCCGGATGCCGGTGTTGGGAACTCCCGCAGTTCGCGGATTGAACTTGTTCGCACGGGCCGCGGTCACCATGGCCATGTCGCGTACGAAGATGAAACCCGATGTCGCAGCGGGATTGCTGGCTCCCTATGACAATTGGAAGAACCGAGTCGCAATCGATCGGTTCGTTCGCGACATTCCTTTGAATGATTCGCATCCCACGATGAAGACTCTTCGGCAGCTGGAGTCCGATCTGCCGGACCTGGCATCGCTACCCATCTCTTTGATTTGGGGAATGAAGGATTGGTGTTTTCGACCGGAATGTCTGCGACGTTTCCAATCCGTTTGGCCCGACGCGGAAGTCACGGAACTGGCGACGACCGGTCACTATGTGATCGAAGACTCGCCCGAAGAAACCTTGGCCGCGATTGATTCATTGCTCGCCCGCGTCAAGGAACGCATCGGTGCGGCGTGA
- a CDS encoding triphosphoribosyl-dephospho-CoA synthase, whose protein sequence is MRRDPWQWIANTIGGPADAIQYACVLEATAPKAGNVHPVAKFDDLCFADFVSAAEIAAIELTVASSGLGDRVHSLIDQTRRRTNTNVNLGIALLFGPIVLAEEQQRPTSDSWTLNHWHDATSNVLLNITKEQSHRLGQAIAKASAGGMDGDYQPEDPSLDVQSLTDSFDVMAAMREAKNRDLIAVEYANGFESFFADVVPTVETSVRETGDLLSGISLAHLRLLADRGDSLIARKNGRQTEREIRKRAERCVDDFQRSGNSGIGELESIKEFDAYLRSEAHRLNPGTTADFIAAAVYVCLRMRS, encoded by the coding sequence GTGCGGCGTGATCCGTGGCAATGGATCGCGAATACAATTGGCGGTCCAGCCGATGCGATTCAGTACGCTTGCGTGTTGGAAGCGACCGCACCGAAAGCGGGCAACGTTCATCCGGTCGCAAAGTTTGACGATCTCTGCTTTGCCGATTTCGTTTCTGCCGCCGAAATTGCCGCCATCGAACTGACCGTGGCCTCATCGGGTTTGGGCGATCGAGTGCATTCATTGATCGATCAGACAAGACGCAGGACAAACACGAACGTCAATCTAGGAATCGCGTTGCTGTTTGGACCGATCGTGTTGGCGGAAGAACAGCAGCGGCCGACGAGTGATTCATGGACGTTGAATCATTGGCACGACGCAACTTCAAACGTTCTGCTGAACATCACGAAAGAACAAAGTCATCGGTTGGGACAAGCGATCGCGAAAGCGTCGGCCGGTGGCATGGATGGAGATTATCAACCGGAAGACCCATCGCTCGACGTTCAATCGTTGACCGATTCGTTCGACGTGATGGCCGCGATGCGAGAGGCAAAGAATCGCGATTTGATTGCGGTTGAATACGCAAACGGCTTTGAGAGTTTCTTTGCTGATGTTGTGCCGACCGTAGAAACATCCGTTCGCGAAACGGGCGATCTGTTATCCGGTATTTCGCTGGCTCATTTGCGATTGTTGGCCGACCGCGGTGACTCTTTGATCGCGCGGAAGAATGGCCGACAAACCGAACGAGAGATTCGCAAACGAGCCGAGCGATGCGTGGACGATTTCCAACGCAGCGGGAATTCCGGTATCGGCGAACTTGAATCGATCAAAGAGTTCGACGCGTATCTGCGGAGCGAAGCTCACCGTTTGAATCCTGGAACGACGGCGGACTTCATTGCCGCCGCCGTCTATGTTTGCTTGCGAATGCGCAGTTGA